A region of Periophthalmus magnuspinnatus isolate fPerMag1 chromosome 13, fPerMag1.2.pri, whole genome shotgun sequence DNA encodes the following proteins:
- the srsf7a gene encoding serine and arginine rich splicing factor 7a, with translation MSYYSSSRSSSRAPDCKVYVGDLGNGAAKGELERAFSYYGPLRSVWVARNPPGFAFVEFEDTRDAEDAVKGMDGKVLCGSRVRVEMSTGLSRKGRGRPSRRQFDPNDRCYQCGDRGHYAYDCYRFSKRGGGGGGGGRRSRSRSRSRSRSRSHGRRYRSRSRSRSYSRSRRRSPSYSRRRSRSGSPARSKSRTPVRSRSRSRSGSAPRGRSVSRSRSRSRSSHKRNSRSRSASPARSATPADD, from the exons ATGTCGTACTACTCATCCTCCCGAAGTTCTTCTCGAGCCCCGGATTGCAAAGTCTATGTGGGTGACTTGGGCAACGGTGCAGCCAaaggagagctggagagagcgTTCAGTTATTATGGGCCCCTGAGGAGTGTGTGGGTGGCCCGAAACCCACCTGGGTTTGCCTTTGTAGAGTTTGAAGACACCAGGGATGCTGAAGATGCTGTTAAAGGCATGGATGGAAA GGTGCTGTGTGGCTCTCGTGTTCGGGTAGAGATGTCTACTGGCCTCTCCAGGAAGGGCCGTGGGCGTCCAAGTCGGCGCCAGTTTGATCCCAATGACCGGTGTTATCAGTGTGGGGATAGGGGCCACTACGCCTATGACTGCTACCGCTTCAgcaagaggggaggaggaggtggaggagggggcagacgcagcag GTCCCGGTCCCGATCTCGGTCCCGCTCACGCTCTCATGGCCGCCGCTACCGTTCTCGCTCCCGGAGCCGCAGCTACAGCCG GAGCCGCCGTCGCTCTCCTTCCTATTCCCGGCGCAGAAGCAG GTCTGGCTCCCCTGCACGCTCTAAATCCAGGACTCCGGTCAGAAG TCGCTCTAGGTCTCGATCAGGCTCTGCCCCTAGGGGACGATCTGTGTCTCGCTCCCGCTCTCGATCTCGCTCATCTCACAAGAGGAACAG TCGTTCCAGGTCGGCAAGCCCTGCCAGAAGCGCCACGCCAGCCGATGACTAA
- the rsf1a gene encoding remodeling and spacing factor 1 isoform X2, which yields MAAEAALSSSGPSLCPSFAVVCSFLERYGAALDLPEMSFPQMETYLRDTSTVPRPLVELHVKLLRKLGKMVSAERWEKNLAKFCQELNSTWAWELEQRGYQEMTMECKSGILKYLCECQFDENLKLKMSVNEEEPESMRLQPIGRDRQGHLYWLQLDQEHNIRLYTEEQDDSDGSTWRCIVRSRKDLEEALKLLKDQMEPKPEQTHHDCTATLEKNHCSSEIKPGDSIKQEPFRQELQQPCPELAETEKPSECKPPVFDHHVRTITTVTALSRNAVSVLRAPGALRLETQPSLTKSSSQQATIPLKKRELKLSQDYHSNLLLNNNNNNCSIIVVNPSVIQSTDCRSFSRPELTNGSTPLTLPHRRESGAPVGHVGVIRNLQQTQRESQQPTDRCTQEQKEARRESVLVQKTHVANTNCQASVLSSDPPHFTKDEENVELKVVKDNRSECADTLEKDSEGTQSTPDPKEDKVELNGSLILDTPMEEASSELQKEGIRLKIKIPPHRQNKLRARSAKHQQPEGGEEEGEAPLRRSARICRPSSKAVESQRKSVGQSTSAVHLPGTAVQTRRQRGRPKWSNKDKAKKEPQEEYREQPEELVEEEEASIADACTHCGLANHPELILLCDACDVGYHTACLRPPLMLVPEGEWFCPPCQHKQLCERLEEQLTSLDCALKRQELADRRRERLVYVGISLENIIPEEHKVEEKNIKKKDARKSRLGRRSTRTRKLISYRFDDFDDAINEAIKDNRDLSGRCSRAISSMSDEGIGLTGLSHRPDHQRPDHQRLDHQRPGHQKSDTQRPDHQRPDSQRPDPQRPLRWPASHVRKRRRRRLNDLESDSTAADSEEDEYLLSHRYRHPTPAQLGGGRGAGRLGGGGGGGGGGGQ from the exons ATGGCTGCTGAGGCGGCGCTCAGCAGCTCCGGTCCCTCGCTCTGTCCAAGCTTCGCGGTCGTTTGCTCCTTTCTCGAGCGGTATGGAGCCGCGCTGGATCTTCCTGAGATGTCTTTCCCACAAATGGAGACATATTTGCGTGATACATCGACAG TTCCCAGACCCCTGGTAGAACTCCATGTGAAGCTGCTCAGGAAGCTTGGGAAGATGGTGTCTGCTGAGCGCTGGGAGAAGAACCTGGCCAAG TTCTGCCAGGAGCTGAACAGCACATGGGCATGGGAGCTGGAGCAAAGGGGCTACCAGGAGATGACCATGGAGTGCAAGTCAGGCATTCTCAAA TACCTGTGCGAGTGTCAGTTTGATGAGAACCTGAAGCTGAAAATGTCAGTGAATGAGGAGGAGCCAGAAAGTATGAGGCTGCAGCCAATTGGTCGAGACCGCCAAGGCCACCTGTACTGGCTGCAGCTGGACCAGGAGCACAACATCCGGCTgtacacagaggagcaggacgacTCAGACGGGTCCACCTGGAGATGCATTGTCAG GTCTCGGAAGGATCTGGAGGAGGCCCTGAAGCTCCTGAAGGACCAGATGGAGCCAAAGCCAGAGCAGACGCACCACGACTGCACTGCCACTTTAG AGAAGAATCACTGCAGCTCCGAAATAAAACCAGGTGACTCCATCAAACAAGAACCATTTCGTCAAG AACTCCAGCAGCCATGCCCTGAGTTGGCTGAGACCGAGAAGCCAAGCGAGTGTAAGCCCCCTGTGTTTGACCACCACGTGCGCACCATCACTACAGTGACCGCACTGAGCCGGAACGCCGTGTCCGTCCTCAGAGCACCCGGAGCACTCAGACTGGAGACACAACCCAGCCTCACGAAGAGCAGCAGCCAGCAGGCCACCATCCCCCTGAAGAAGAGGGAGCTCAAACTGTCTCAAGACTATCACAGCAACCTCCtcctaaacaacaacaacaacaactgcagcATCATCGTGGTCAATCCTTCTGTCATCCAATCCACAGACTGTCGCAGCTTCTCCAGGCCTGAGCTGACCAATGGGAGCACTCCCCTCACACTGCCCCACAGGAGAGAGTCTGGGGCCCCCGTAGGACATGTGGGGGTCATCCGAAACCTACAGCAGACCCAGAGAGAGTCCCAGCAGCCTACTGACAggtgcacacaggagcagaaggaggccAGGAGGGAGTCCGTGCTGGTCCAGAAGACACACGTTGCCAACACCAACTGCCAAGCTTCAGTGCTGTCTTCAGACCCTCCTCATTTCACTAAGGATGAAGAGAATGTGGAATTAAAGGTAGTAAAAGATAACAGGAGCGAGTGTGCAGATACTTTAGAGAAGGACAGTGAAGGAACGCAAAGTACTCCAgacccaaaggaggacaaagtAGAACTCAATGGTTCCCTTATCTTGGACACGCCTATGGAGGAGGCTTCATCTGAGCTCCAGAAAGAAGGCATCCGGCTCAAAATCAAGATCCCTCCGCACCGCCAGAACAAGCTCCGAGCCAGAAGTGCCAAGCACCAGCAGcctgagggaggggaggaggagggggaggcacCGCTGAGGAGATCTGCCAGGATCTGCAG GCCCAGCTCAAAGGCCGTGGAGAGCCAGAGGAAGAGTGTGGGACAGAGCACAAGTGCAGTCCATCTCCCAGGGACCGCTGTGCAGACCAGGAGACAGAGG GGGCGCCCCAAGTGGTCCAACAAAGACAAAGCGAAGAAGGAGCCCCAGGAGGAGTACAGGGAGCAGCCAGAggagctggtggaggaggaagaggccaGCATAGCAGATGCATGCACACACTGTGGACTGGCCAACCACCCCGAGCTG ATCCTGCTGTGCGATGCGTGTGACGTTGGCTACCACACGGCCTGTCTGCGCCCTCCGCTTATGCTGGTGCCAGAGGGAGAGTGGTTTTGTCCTCCCTGTCAACAT AAGCAGCTATGTGAGCGTCTGGAGGAACAGCTGACCAGTCTGGACTGTGCCCTGAAGAGACAGGAACTGGCTGACCGACG gaggGAGCGCCTGGTGTACGTGGGCATCAGCCTGGAGAACATCATCCCG GAGGAACACAAAGTGGAGGAGAAGAACATAAAGAAGAAGGACGCCCGGAAGAGTCGCCTGGGGAGACGTTCCACCAGAACCAGGAAGCTCATCAGCTACAG GTTTGATGACTTTGATGATGCCATAAATGAGGCCATCAAGGACAACAGAGATCTGAGCG GAAGATGCAGCAGAGCCATAAGCTCGATGTCAGATGAGGGCATCGGACTCACAGGGCTGTCACACAGGCCAGACCATCAGAGACCGGATCACCAGCGATTGGACCACCAGAGACCGGGCCACCAGAAGTCGGACACCCAGAGGCCGGACCACCAGAGGCCAGACTCTCAGAGGCCGGACCCCCAGAGGCCGCTCCGATGGCCTGCTAGTCAtgtgaggaagagaaggaggcgGAGGCTGAACGACCTGGAGAGTGACAGTACAGCAGCGGACAGCGAGGAAGACGAGTACCTGCTCAGCCACAGGTACAGGCACCCCACACCAGCACAG
- the LOC117380217 gene encoding heterogeneous nuclear ribonucleoprotein L-like, with product MATAASRYYSEEGRATKRQKTDGMATGFEDPHKPLPSLVVHVRGLVDGVTEADLVEALQEFGTISYVVVMPKKRQALVEYEDMNGSSTAVTYAADNQVYIAGHPAFINYSTSQKISRPGDSDDSRSVNNVLLFTIMNPIYPITTDVLYTICNNCGPVQRIVIFRKNGVQAMVEFDSVQNAQRAKASLNGADIYSGCCTLKIEYAKPTRLNVFKNDQDTWDYTNPNLGGPDDTNGNPNKRQRQPALLGDHPPEYGGGYHGYDEGYGSQPYEGRRMGPPMRGRGGRGYGPNYGPPPPPPGEYGAHADSPVVIVYGLEPTKINADRVFNIFCLYGNVERVKFMKSKPGAAMVEMGDCFAVDRALSHLNNTFLFGQKLNVCVSKQQAIVPGQCYELEDGTSSYKDFHGTRNNRFTSPEQAAKNRIQHPTNVLHFFNAPPDVTVEVFTQMCEEVGVKNPADVKMFTGKSGAAPSDRSASGLLEWESINDAMEALAMLNHYQMKNSAGPYPYTLKLCFSTVQHAN from the exons ATGGCTACTGCAGCAAGCCGTTACTACAGCGAAGAAGGCAGGGCAACCAAGAGGCAGAAAACCGACGGAATGGCCACT GGGTTCGAGGATCCACACAAGCCTCTCCCTTCTCTGGTGGTGCACGTACGTGGGCTGGTGGATGGTGTTACTGAAGCAGATTTGGTGGAAGCGCTGCAAGAATTTGGCACCATAAG TTATGTTGTTGTCATGCCTAAAAAGCGCCAAGCTCTGGTGGAATATGAGGACATGAATGGATCATCCACAGCTGTAACATACGCTGCTGACAACCAAGTTTACATTGCGGGCCATCCAGCTTTCATTAACTATTCTACCAGTCAGAAGATCTCCAGGCCTGGGGACTCGGATGACTCTCGCAGTGTCAACAATGTGCTCCTTTTTACCATCATGAACCCCATTTACCCAATCACTACA gaTGTGCTGTACACTATCTGCAACAACTGTGGCCCAGTTCAAAGAATTGTTATATTTCGGAAGAATGGAGTCCAGGCCATGGTTGA ATTTGACTCTGTGCAAAATGCCCAACGCGCCAAAGCATCCCTCAATGGAGCAGATATCTACTCAGGCTGTTGCACTCTTAAGATTGAGTATGCTAAG CCCACTCGTCTGAATGTGTTTAAGAATGATCAAGACACTTGGGACTACACAAACCCTAATTTGGGTGGACCAG ATGATACAAACGGCAACCCAAACAAGCGTCAGAGGCAGCCTGCACTTCTGGGAGACCACCCCCCAGAATACG GAGGAGGATATCATGGTTATGATGAAGGCTATGGATCACAACCTTATGAGGGACGGCGCATGGGCCCACCAATGAGAGGCCGAGGAGGAAGGGGATATGGACCCAACTACGGGCCCCCACCCCCTCCCCCAGGAGAGTATGGTGCCCACGCTGATTCTCCTGTGGTCATAGTCTATGGGCTGGagccaacaaaaataaatgcagacAGGGTCTTCAACATTTTTTGCCTTTATGGCAATGTGGAACGG GTGAAGTTCATGAAAAGTAAGCCTGGTGCAGCTATGGTAGAGATGGGGGACTGCTTTGCTGTGGACCGTGCCTTAAGTCATCTCAACAACACTTTCCTTTTTGGACAAAAGTTAAATGTGTG TGTGTCTAAGCAGCAGGCCATTGTGCCTGGACAGTGCTATGAATTGGAAGATGGAACAAGCAGTTACAAGGATTTCCATGGCACCAGGAATAACCGCTTCACCTCTCCGGAACAAGCAGCTAAAAACCGCATTCAACATCCCACCAATGTTTTACACTTTTTCAATGCTCCACCAGATGTCACTGTAGAGGTTTTCACACAG atgTGTGAGGAGGTTGGTGTGAAGAATCCAGCGGATGTTAAAATGTTCACTGGAAAAA GTGGTGCCGCTCCAAGTGACCGCAGTGCATCAGGCTTGCTTGAGTGGGAGTCCATCAACGATGCGATGGAAGCATTAGCTATGCTGAACCACTATCAGATGAAGAATTCAG CTGGGCCTTACCCATACACCCTGAAGTTGTGCTTCTCAACTGTACAACATGCAAACTGA